AACAATACGAAAAGATTGGCTATTTATATAACTAGGAGTTTCTGCTAGATTATAATTTGCTCCTACATAAATTTGAAAATCTTTTTTACTAAAATCATAATCATACGTTATTTCATCTCCATTATCAAAATAAAGTGTAGTTGGAATTAATTGCCAAATTGGAGTTTGAGAATTTATTGTTCCTTTCAATCTATAAATCAAAACTGTTTCATCATCAAATAAATCACCCCCAACTTTACTTTGAAAAGTTCCAGATATAAAATAACCGTCATTAGCATTATACGAAAAATTTGTATTCAAAATTTCAAATGCTTGAGCTCCTATTCCATCTTGTCCCGGAGGCCCTTCTGGTCCTTCGCAACTTGAGAATGCAACTAATCCAATAACTGCAAATAAGGTAAGTATCTTTTTCATAATAATTATTTTTTAAGGTTTGTATTATAAAGGTATTCCAAAAATCAAACCAAAAAAAATGTTAAGTCTTAAAATCGGCTATTTTTTCTTACTTTTTTGTAACCGTTTGGTTTTTAAGCAGAATTTTGCTGAAAAATAATACGTGATATGGTAAAGAATTTTCCCAATATTCCCATGTATGTGCGCCTGGACGTTCGGTATAATCGTGTTCAATTTTATTGTAAACCATTCTTCTGTGCAATTCTCTGTTTGGCTCTATCAAGAAATCATCAACACCGCAGTCAATAATCAAAGGAAGTTTGTTGGCTTTTATTTTATCCAGCATTCCTAAAACAGCATGCTGTTCGTACATTTCGGTACTGCCGCTTTTATCGCCAAAAACGGGCTGCATTAATTTTACCACCTGAGCCGAAGAATCTCTGTTAAGCATTGCTCCCATATCTACAGCGCCACTCATACTTCCTGCAGCACAGAATAAATCTGGATGTCGGGTTGAAAGATACAAAGCACCATGTCCGCCCATTGAAAGTCCTGTTATAACACGTCCTGTTCGATTGCTAATGGTTTTATAGGTCTGATCTACTTTTTGAATTACTTCCTGTGTAATGAAAGTTTCAAACTGACTTTCTTTATTTACAGGACTATCCAGATAAAAGCTGAATGTTTCACCTTCTGGCATTACGATAATCAAGTTATATTGATCTGATAAGCTTTGAACCAATTTTTTATTTGGAGTATTTTTTAACCAGTCACTAAAATGTCCGTAAGCTCCATGTAATAAATACATCACTGGAAAAGCGGTTTTACTTTTGGCATAGGTATTTGGCAGCACGACAGCCGCTTTATAGGTTTTTCCCATAGCCGTACTTGCAATTTGTAAAGTGTCTACTTTTGCCGCATAGGACATTGACGAAGCGAAAAGCAAAACTGCAAATACTAAAATTTTAAGGTTTTTCATTTTGATAGTTTTTCGATTAAGGATTGTAAATATAGGTCTTTTTCTCAATAAACTATCTGAAAAATCCGACTTGCTTTTCTGTCGTAATTTCCATTAAAAAAACCATCAAAAAGATTTGATGGTTTTTATAATTATGATTTTGCTATGCAGCCTACCAGATTGACACTCTAAGGCTATCAGGCAAATAAATTTTATTGTTTTCTTTTACGTTAAATGCTTTATAGAACTGCGGAATATTGCTCATGGGTCCGTTAACTCTAAATTGTTCTGGAGCATGAACATCAGTCATGATTTGATTAATTTTCGCTTCGTCACGTCGGTTAATCATCCACGAATAAGCATATGCTAGAAAATAACGCTGATCTGGAGTTAATCCGTTTATTTTTTCATTTTCTTTAAACTGTTTTGTTTTCTGAAAAGCTTCGTATCCCATTACTACTCCACCTAAATCAGCAATGTTTTCACCTTGGGTAGCATCGCCGTTTACATTTTTACCTGAAATAGAATACTTACTATATTGAGAAACAATTAATTTTGTTTTGGCTTTAAACTTTTTCAAATCTTCTGCTGTCCACCAATTATTTAAATTTCCTTTTTCGTCGTACTGACTTCCTTGATCGTCAAAGCCGTGTGTGATTTCATGTCCAAAAAACGAACCTCCAATTATACCATATATAATAGCATCATCCGGCATACGTCCTTCATATCCTGGAACTATTATATTACAAGCGGGAATCACAATTTCGTTGTTACTCGGACTATAATATGCATTATAAGTATGAGGCTGCATTCCCCATTCGTTTTTATCAACAGGTTTTCCGTATTTATTAATCATATGTTTGTAAGCCCAGTTATTCGCTTTTAAAACATTACCACAAAACGAAGTTCTGTCAATCGAAAGCTGGCTCATGTCTTTCCATTTATCAGGATATCCCAGCTTCATTACAATTTTACTCAACTTGTATAATGCTTTTTTCTTGGTAGGTTCGCTCATCCAGTCCAGCTTTTTAATGTGGTCTGCAAATACATCACGAATATTGTTTCCTACTTCCTGCAGTTTTTCTTTTACCCCTTTTGGCATATATTCGGCAACATATACTTGACCAATTAAATCGCCTAAGTAATCATCTGTGTGCGAAACTATCCTTTCCCAGCGTGGTTTTTGAGCTGTTACGCCCATTAAAACGGTACGGAAAAATTTAAAATCCTGTTTTTCGAATTTTTTAGGAAGATATTCAGCATATGCATTTATCAAATTCCATTTTAGATAGGTTTTCCAGTCGTTTATACTATATGTTTTTAAAGTTTCATTAAGAGCTTTAAAAAACTCAGGCTGACCCACGATAACAGAATCCGCTTTTGCAATACCTAAAACTGGCAGGACTTTTTTCCAGTCAATATTAGAAGTTAAGGTATTGAATTTATCAACGCTAAGTTTATTATAGTTTTTCAAAGGATCTCTCAAATCTTCCAATTTTCTTGAAGATTTTGCCAATTCCGTTTCAAGCTTCATAATTACATCGGCATTTTTTGAAGCCGCAGCATCCTCTTCGCCTGTAAATTGCATCATAGCTTTAAGATGTTTCAGATATTCTGCACGGATGGCAACATTACGCTTATCATTATCAAGATAATAATCTCTTTGTTTCATCCCAAGTCCGCCCTGATTGAAGAACAATGCATATTTACTGCTTATTTTATCATCTTGGGAAACATAAAATGAAAATGCCGGATTGGCGCCAATTGTCTGCAAATGTGCAATTACATTTACCAGTTCGGGAACATCTTTTATGTCATTAATCTTTTGGAATTCGGCGTTTAAAGGAGTTAAACCTGCTTTTTCAATTGCAAGAGTATCCATACCTGTAGCATAAAAATCACCAATTTTTTGTTTGTTGCTTCCTTTAGGAGCGTTTTCTTCTGCTGATTTTTCGCAAATGTTTTTGATTTGCTTGTTAATGGTATCCATGACAATTTTCATGATACCATTACTGCTTTCGGTGCCGGGAATTGGATTTTTTTTGAACCAGCCGCCATTTGCATACGTAAAGAAATCATCTGCTGGATTAACAGTCGTATCGCGATTGGTAAGTAAAGGGTCTGAAAATGCTGTTTCTTTTTTATTACAGCTAAATAATGCCAATCCTAAAAACAGGAAGACAAGAGGTTTTCTGAATAAATTCATTTAGTTCTTGGTTTTTTGTTAGGTTATATTTTGCTCCTTATTATCTTGTTACGTTTTTAAAATAATAAGGAGTAAATATAATTTTTATAACAATACAATCAATAACTATTGAATAATTATCTTATGTTCAAGGCGGTACTGCGAAGCACTTTTACCTGTATATTGCTTGAAAGATTTACTAAAGTGGCTGAAATTATTAAATCCGCTTTCATAACAAACTTCGTTAATACTCATTGGTTTCTCGGCCAGAAGTTTTGAAGCGTGCACCAAACGGTATTCGTTTACAAACTCAGTAAAGGTTTTATTGGAAATCTTTTTAAAATAACGACAAAATGATGGCGTGGTCATGCTTACCAAATTTGAAACCTCATCGATGGCAATAGACTGCTGAAAATTATCTTTTACATAATTAAAGACTACATTCATACGGTCGTTATCCTGTGTTTGAAGTTCCATCGTAAAACCATCGGCATTGAGCATGGTGTATTCTTCAGAAGAATCTAATTCATCTAAAATACTTAAAAGTGTCAGCAGGCGCTCAAATGGCTGCTGGGTTTCCATCATTTCAATCTTATCTCCTATTCTTTTTTTTGTATCTCCTCCAAAAGCAATTCCGCCTTTGGCCTGACTCAAAATATTTTGAATCTTTCTCATTTCAGGAACATCAAAAAAACCATTTCCTAAAAATTCAGGTTTAATGTGAATAACGGTTTCATTTATATTTCCCGTTTGTTCATTTGTAAAACCGCAGTGCGGTAAATTAGAGCCTATCAGAATCAAACTACCATTTGTATAATAGGAAACGTGGCTTCCTATTTGTCTTTTTCCTGCCCCGCCATTTATATACACCAACTCAATCTCTGGATGATAATGCCATAAATGAGCTTTACTATTGGTCTTTTCGGCGTGTTTGGTGTAGGTAAAAGAACTTCCGTATGAGTTAGTTATCACTTCAAGAGCTGGGGCAATTGTTTTCATGATAAATATCTTTAGATAATAATAGCAAATTTAACAAAAACATCTAAAAAAACGCAATCTTTAACCTATAACGGTTTCGCAAATGAGAATTTTTCATCAAAATTTAAAAATTACAGCTTAAAATTAACAATCAAAACAACCATTTTTTCTCTGACTGATATTTTTATCCCATTTTTTTTTAACATATCGCATTTTATAAAATGAATTTATACCAATCTCACATTTTTGTAGGAAATATAGAAATTTTCAAAAAATATCGTTTTCGTAAAAACGTTGAAAAATTATACCGTAATTAACAAAAACACCTAAAATAATTCAAATTTTAACCTATAACGGTTTCGTAAATGAGAATATAGCACATAAATAGGAAAATAGAGTTGTGTTTTAAATTGAACTTCCGAAGTAATTTTACATCAGAGAAATGAACTAAGAATTTAAACATAAGTGAATATGAAAACGATTTTAAAATTAAGTTTAGTAGCAGCAGTACTTTTAACAACTGTAAGTACATATGCAATTGATGGTGGTAATGCTTTTAATTTACACGTATTAAAGAATGACGGAAAAAAAATAACGTTTGCAATGAACCAAGTTCAAAAAGCAAATATTAGTATATATGACCAATACGGAAGCTTAATCTATTCTGAAATTGCTTCTGGTAAAGAAGGTATTTTAAGAACTTTCAGTTTAGAAGAATTTCCAGCTGGAACTTACTTTTTAGAAATTCAAGATAATTCTAAAAAATCAAGACACGAAATCACCATTACTGACGAGAGCACTGTTTTATCTGCAAAAGCTCTTTAAGAATGAAATAAGCAGATTTTCTGCTATACCATACAAGCGTTATCCTTGCGCTTAAAAAGTTATACTTCTCATAAGTATAAAATAAGGTTAGATAGTTAGTAAAGTTTAAAAACGTAAGTTTTAGAAACAGCTCTTTGTGGTTATTGAGCTGTTTTTTTTGCTCTATACTTTTCCTTTTTGAACCTAAGACACCAAAGATTTTACACAAAGTTCGCAAAGTTTATATATAAAGCTTTTGCGAACTTTGTGTTTTTTTCATTGCGCACTTTGCGGTTAAAAGCGGTTGAAAAAAACTGTGATATTCTATTTTTTATTAGCAAGTACAAAACCTACATATTGCCGAAACGTTGAAAAATAATAACCGAATTAACGAAAACGATAAATATAATTCAAATTTTAACCTATAACGGTTTCGTAAATGAGAATATAGCATAGAAATTGGAAAATAGAGTTGATAAAAAACAAGGATAACTAAAGTAATTTTACATCAGAGAATTAGACACAACAACACAACAAAAACAAATAGTTATGAAAAAGAGTTTAAAATTAAGTTTAGTAGCGGCAGTGCTCCTTTCAGGTTTAAGTACGTATGCAATTGACGGAGGAAATAGTTTTAACCTTCATGTATTGAAAACAAATGGAAAAATGATCACGTTTGCCATGAACCAAGTTCAAAAAGCAAGCATTAGCATTTATGACAAAGACAATAATTTAATTTATTCTGAAAATGCTTCTGGCAAAGAAGGTATTTTAAGAACTTTCAGTCTTGAAGAATTTCCAACCGGAACTTACTTTTTAGAAATTCAAGACAATTTTAAAAAATCAAGACACGAAATCACAGTTACTGCTTCGGCAACAGTATTGTCGCCAAAAGCATTACAAAAATAATAACAGATTTTCTGTAAAAATATAGCGGAAACGCTAAAAACTTATACTTGTTCATACAGTATAAAATGAGGTTAGATAGTTAGTAAAGTTTAAAAACGTAAGTTTTAAAAACAGCTCTTTGTGGTTATTGAGCTGTTTTTTTTTGCTCTTTACTTTTTGGTAAAACCAAGTTTACAAAGCCCTAATTTTTACTCGCAATGTATTACCCAAAAGTTAGTTCAACGTAAAATTATTATTTTGCAAAAACGTTGAAAAAAAATAGCCGAATTAACAAAAACGATAAAAATAATTTAAATTTTAACCTATAACGGTTTCGTAAATGAGAATACAGCATCGAAATTGGAAAATAGAGCAACTAAAAAACATGCCTTCTTGTAGTAATTTTACATCAGAGAATTAAACTAATAATTTAAAAACTAAGAACTATGAAAAAGATTTTAAAATTGAGTTTAGTATGTGCAGTACTTTTTACAGGAAGTACGTATGCAATTGATGGAAATGGAGATTTTAATCTTCACGTTATAAAAGCTAACGGAAAGCTAATCACTTTTGCAATCAACAGAGTGCAAAAAGCAAATGTGGCGATTTATGATAAAGACGGTTCTCTAATTTATTCTGAAACTGCTTCAGGTAAAGATGGAATTTTACGAACATTCAGCCTTGAAGAATTTCCAGAAGGAACTTACTTCTTAGAAGTTGAAGACAACGTAAAAAAAGTAAAACACGAAATTAA
This is a stretch of genomic DNA from Flavobacterium endoglycinae. It encodes these proteins:
- a CDS encoding alpha/beta hydrolase; translation: MKNLKILVFAVLLFASSMSYAAKVDTLQIASTAMGKTYKAAVVLPNTYAKSKTAFPVMYLLHGAYGHFSDWLKNTPNKKLVQSLSDQYNLIIVMPEGETFSFYLDSPVNKESQFETFITQEVIQKVDQTYKTISNRTGRVITGLSMGGHGALYLSTRHPDLFCAAGSMSGAVDMGAMLNRDSSAQVVKLMQPVFGDKSGSTEMYEQHAVLGMLDKIKANKLPLIIDCGVDDFLIEPNRELHRRMVYNKIEHDYTERPGAHTWEYWENSLPYHVLFFSKILLKNQTVTKK
- a CDS encoding M13 family metallopeptidase, which codes for MNLFRKPLVFLFLGLALFSCNKKETAFSDPLLTNRDTTVNPADDFFTYANGGWFKKNPIPGTESSNGIMKIVMDTINKQIKNICEKSAEENAPKGSNKQKIGDFYATGMDTLAIEKAGLTPLNAEFQKINDIKDVPELVNVIAHLQTIGANPAFSFYVSQDDKISSKYALFFNQGGLGMKQRDYYLDNDKRNVAIRAEYLKHLKAMMQFTGEEDAAASKNADVIMKLETELAKSSRKLEDLRDPLKNYNKLSVDKFNTLTSNIDWKKVLPVLGIAKADSVIVGQPEFFKALNETLKTYSINDWKTYLKWNLINAYAEYLPKKFEKQDFKFFRTVLMGVTAQKPRWERIVSHTDDYLGDLIGQVYVAEYMPKGVKEKLQEVGNNIRDVFADHIKKLDWMSEPTKKKALYKLSKIVMKLGYPDKWKDMSQLSIDRTSFCGNVLKANNWAYKHMINKYGKPVDKNEWGMQPHTYNAYYSPSNNEIVIPACNIIVPGYEGRMPDDAIIYGIIGGSFFGHEITHGFDDQGSQYDEKGNLNNWWTAEDLKKFKAKTKLIVSQYSKYSISGKNVNGDATQGENIADLGGVVMGYEAFQKTKQFKENEKINGLTPDQRYFLAYAYSWMINRRDEAKINQIMTDVHAPEQFRVNGPMSNIPQFYKAFNVKENNKIYLPDSLRVSIW
- a CDS encoding AraC family transcriptional regulator, with amino-acid sequence MKTIAPALEVITNSYGSSFTYTKHAEKTNSKAHLWHYHPEIELVYINGGAGKRQIGSHVSYYTNGSLILIGSNLPHCGFTNEQTGNINETVIHIKPEFLGNGFFDVPEMRKIQNILSQAKGGIAFGGDTKKRIGDKIEMMETQQPFERLLTLLSILDELDSSEEYTMLNADGFTMELQTQDNDRMNVVFNYVKDNFQQSIAIDEVSNLVSMTTPSFCRYFKKISNKTFTEFVNEYRLVHASKLLAEKPMSINEVCYESGFNNFSHFSKSFKQYTGKSASQYRLEHKIIIQ
- a CDS encoding T9SS type A sorting domain-containing protein; translation: MKTILKLSLVAAVLLTTVSTYAIDGGNAFNLHVLKNDGKKITFAMNQVQKANISIYDQYGSLIYSEIASGKEGILRTFSLEEFPAGTYFLEIQDNSKKSRHEITITDESTVLSAKAL
- a CDS encoding DUF3244 domain-containing protein, which encodes MKKSLKLSLVAAVLLSGLSTYAIDGGNSFNLHVLKTNGKMITFAMNQVQKASISIYDKDNNLIYSENASGKEGILRTFSLEEFPTGTYFLEIQDNFKKSRHEITVTASATVLSPKALQK
- a CDS encoding DUF3244 domain-containing protein, which gives rise to MKKILKLSLVCAVLFTGSTYAIDGNGDFNLHVIKANGKLITFAINRVQKANVAIYDKDGSLIYSETASGKDGILRTFSLEEFPEGTYFLEVEDNVKKVKHEIKITDTNTVLSSKAISSVYKAGVSAKNTSVAVR